The segment TTGTAGAAAAATAGAGTGATTACTAATTGAATCCAGTTTCACCTGATTCAAGACTCTTCCATACAAAAATCAATTAAGGTCAAGACGAGCACAATATATACCAGTCTATACATTTAGGCTTCAACGTGACTTTATCGGCTTATTCTGTCAAAGAGTCCTGAATATCTtttacgcaagaaaaaacaacaacaacaacacaccgtGCCACGTGTGAAACGCGttgacagcagcagcatctggAACATGTTGCACTGTGAGTGGGACACTTCATGATAAGCGGAATGGGCAGAAAGAGCAGCGCACATGTTCAGCATCTTCACTACACATGGAGCACCGCTGTTTGGGAATGCGCCATCTCGTCCCTGTATTGCTCCAGCCAGTCGGTGAGCTCTGAAATCCGGTACCCCTCCGGACCCCTGCCCCCCTGGTACACCACCCTCTCGTCCCTCACCACGTAAATTCTCTCAAAGTAGGCTCCGTACGCGGCGTTGGACGagttgtccatgttgtccacCACCACGTTGCTGCCGGGCACCTCGGCGAGCATCAGCCGCGCGGCGCTGAGTCGGTCCTCCAAGCAGCGGTGCTTGGGGATCTGATACGGCGCGTCCGAGCTCACCCAGCCGTCCGACGGATGCGCCTCCTCGATGTACACCACCACAGAGTCCGCAATGTCCGCGTACCGGCTGACGACGCGCTGGAACGCCGTCAGCCGCGTCATGAACGGCGGTCAGGAGCAGCTGCCGAAGTTGAGGATGAGGGGTCTCTTCCCTCGCACGCAGTCCAGGATCTGGACCCGCCGCCGCTCCTGGAGCAGCATCACCTCGGTGTTGGGCGCCGCGCGTCCGAGGTGCGCCGATTTGAGAAAGTCCAATTTCTGGCCGTACCACacggcccggagggactccaaGGTGAACATCCGATTGGAGTCCGAGACGCACATCGGCGGGTCGTCCGGGTCGTCCTGTCGCTCTCTCATTTTCAACAGCACTTTTTTCCTTATGCACAAAAAATCCAGGAACCAGAGCATGACGGCGGCCAGCAGGAACCGGGGCAGCAGCATCAGGCACAGGGCTGCGTGCTTCAGCGCCCTCGCGGAGTCGGGCATCATCTCTTCAGCCCCCTGCCGACGGGATGCGACTGCGGGCCGGCGcgcaggagagaaagaaagagagagagagagggagagagagagagagagacaacaagtACTTAGTCCCGTTTACCCATTGGAGAAAAACTATCTGACGCACGCGGCCACTCTTTTTATAGGTACGGCAGCATTTGAATaatgggggggttttaaaaaagttataaaaaaaagaaagaagaagacccaaaaaaaaacgagaagaaaaaaaaacacgccTCCGGTACCCGCGCCCCGCCCACTCACATGGTGGGGATTACCtcccgaagagagagagagcgagagagagagcgagagagagagagagagggtgtgcaCATGTGATGATACGTGACAGCGGGGGATGGGTGCGTGTTGATTGGGAGACACTTGGATTAGTTTTAATTGGCTGTGGATGAACGCGCACGGTCGGTTGTTCAAAgtcaggaagaaagaaaaagaaaagagagagaaagggaacaCGGTTCTGCTTCTCTTCATTCCGCCTGTGGAGTCAGATCTGTCCGGTAATGAGCGCAGGAGGCTCCGTGGCCACTAGGCGGCGCTGGACTCATGCGCACTAGCGAGGGCCGTGGGGCGATGACTCATCCGCGGATCTGCAGGAGGCCCCATGGGGAGGAACCCCTGGagccttggggggggggttcctttCCTTTCCACCTGTTTATATTTCATTATCCACGCGGCGTTGAATATGTTGTTGTCGTCTTAAACTTTTGTGTTTGCTGCACGACAACATCCTTCTCTTATCTTCTCAAAATCTAAACAATAATGAGCattatttttgacatttatGGAAGGTCGTATTTGATTTCATCGTGCAGGCATCCAATCGAAGTGACTCGCATGAAGGTGTTGGAAGAGGCGGGGCCAGTTACAGGTGAGTCTCACGGCTAAATTCAATTAAAGAGTCTTAGATCTCTGCATGTAAATGTCTCATTTCCTccttatttgtgttgttttagtTCAGTCTTTCTTCTATTTGAATTTCAGTGAGACAAAAACTGGCAAAAacgtttaaagaaagaaaagtgacgTGAATGCCGGTTTTCATCTTTTCATTATGTTGCCAAGCAACCAGCGGAGAGTCGAGGAATTTTGATccgaaacataaaaaaacaacactgtaAAACACACAATGTGCATTTTTGTTAATTCACACCTTACACTTTACGTTTATGTACGAATAAAaaccaacaaacacaaaaatatgagtcaatttgtgattctgttaTTTTAGGACGGGGCCAGTTTCCCTTTGTTCCTCGTCGtcgtgctaaactaagctaagtaGCTTAGCAACATGAGAGGGTCACTCACGTGACGACTAACGGATTCCTTTCTCCTTCgtatacgatatatatataaggatataaaaatatacactcGGGATAGATGAAACGAGGGGTGATTATGATGATTTGGAACTTTTAAAAGCGTTGAGACCCTCAGACGGCGCGACCACCCGAGTCACCCGgcggcgagaaaaagaaaaaaaacatcggaCGATGATTCAGCGAAGCCCGAAGCTCCGAGCCGAGAAGCAGGAGGTCGGGTCTGCAAACAGTTGAGCAACAAACGCATGTTTCCCCTCCACGACAACCGGTCCCACCCCGAGGGTCCGCTTTAATAAAACCTGTCTCACCGCGCCGACCGCGTCtctttgatgatgtcactgggaCCGCTGGACCAGAACCcacgagagacacacacacacacacacacacacacacacacacaaaacacacgagAAAATGATAAGATTCAAGTTCCCGGAGGCCTCggatgctttttttcttttagtgaAAGAAAAACCCGACCGAGAAGACGGGCCTCGTCACAAGCCAGATGTGCAAcagctacacacatacacacacacacacacacacacacacacacacacacacacacagagaaacacacacacacacacacacagaaacacacacacacacacacacagagaacacacacacacacacacagagaaacacacacacacacacacacacacacacacacacacacacacacagagaaagacacacacacacacacacacacacacacacacacacacacacacacagaaaaacacacacacacacagagaaacacacacacacacacacacagagaaacacacacacacagaagcacacacacacacacacacagaaacaaacacacacacacacacacacagagaaacacacacacacacacacacacacacagaagcacacacacagaagcacacacacacacacacacacacacacacacacacacacacacacacacacacacacacacacacacacacaagcacacacacacacacacagaagcacacacacacacacacacacacacacacacagaagcacacacacacacacacacagagaaacacacacacacacacacacacacacagagaaacacacacacagaagcacacacacacacacacacacagaggcacacacacacacacacacacacacacacacacacacagagaaacacacacacacacacacacacacacacacacacacacacacacacacacacacacacacagaagtacacacacacacacacacacacacacacacacacacacacacacagaagacacacacacacagagaacacacacacacacacacacacacacagagaaacacacacacacacagaagcacacacacacacagaagcacacacacacacacacacacacacacacacacacacacagaagcacacacacacacagaagcacacacacacacacacagacacagaacacacacacacacacacaagtaacacacacacacagagaaacaaacacacacagaagcacacacacacacacacacagagaaacacacacacacacacagacacacacacacacacacacacacacacacacacacacagaagcacacacacacacacacacagagaaacacacacacacacagaagcacacacacacacacacacacacagaagcacacacacacacacacacacacacagagaaacacacacacagaagcacacacacacacacacacacacacacacacacagagaaacacacacacagaagcacacacacacacacagagaaacacacacagaagcacacacacacacacacagagaaacacacacacacacacacacacacacacacacacacacacacagagaaacacacacacacacacagaagcacacacacacacacacacagaagcacacacacacacacagaagcacacacacacacagaagcacacacacacacacgtgtctcggcttcttttttttacgcacACATCTGCGAGCgcgaggttgttgttgttgttgtgtagatAAAGCAGTGGGGAtgccggcccccccccccccccgtacttTAGCGCCACGTGTTTCACATGGAATCCGCCGCCATGTCGGGGGTTGTTTCCGTaggataatttttttttttttaaagcgaaaCGCGGCGAAGCGAGCGTTCACTTTGCGTCTCGGCTCGCCGTTAGCCGTGAGAACTCGTCGGTACgtttcatttttttcacaacCAGCCCGTTGGTTATGCCTCTTAACCAAAAAACCAAACAAGTGTGTACAACGTAATAAAGTAATAACGGAGTTTTCTCTCCTGAATGAAATGCACTAATATCGTCTTCATTGTCCATTAATGAGTCCCAGCCCGTTTAACTGCCGTCTTGTGACAACAATAAGAACTCTGAGAATAAAGGACTTTTTACCCGAGCGAAGaaaaataacagaaaaaaataggaagaaaaaagaagaagaaagcttCCTTGCAAAAGGTTTTAAATTGTGCAATTGAAAAATGTGCGTTTGGTCTGGAGGAACAGGTCGGGAGCAAAGAGACAAACGGAACGCTTTCTATTGGAATGGATGCGAGTCAGATGCGAATGGAGCGCTCCCCTCGGGGGGGCGGAGACGCTGATGACAACTGATGTTTCATTGTTCCCCTCGCGGCAGATGAAACACTTTGTTTGTACACAAGCTCAAACGCCGAGTTCGAGAACGCGATGATGTTTCCTCGGGCGTGACGCAACGCGTCGACGCGGGATTGCGAAAAAACGGACGGATTCCTCTGGCGTGACGTCACCGACGGGTGTGACCTGTCCCGAAGGTCATTGAACGCCGCCCGTCGAGTCCGAAGGGCGCCCGGTGCTCGGAGGAAACCGCTCGCCGCTCTCTCGTCAGGTTTGCTCCCGTGAATTTTTGGTTTCTCCCAAAAGTACAGAGTCTGAAACCGCCGCCGTGATCCGGATTAGACCACTGGCGTCCTTTGGTTGTTTACACACCCGAAGgctgaaggaagaaagaaaaaaagaaagaggaagctttttctgtctgtgtgtgtgtgtgtgtgtgtgtgtgtgtgtgtcggttacTTGAGTTTAATATTTTCCCGGAGTCATTAGGAGCTTCTCAGATCGGCCTCGCGTGACCCCGCCGAGAGGTCACCGCGGAAACACGTCGCCGAAGCTTCTTTGAGGTCAttaactcaacacacacacacacacacacacacactttgacccTCAGGATAGGATGAACTGCTGGTTTACCGTCACATCCTGGATGACGCTTCCTCCTCTCACATCAGGTCTCCTCAAGCTTCCAGGAACCACTCGGGAAGTTTAATCATCTTCATcaacaaacagaacaaacaaaccaaacccccaaaaaactaaGATAAACATGTCTTCCTTTTTCGGGTCtcattagttgttgttttttaccacATCATTTTCGAGAAAAAGCGAAAGTATTGAATGTCTGTTTTGCCGAGAGGAACCTCATGAAAGGCTTTTTCGTTGTGTAGAATACCTCGCGGTCCTTCGACCACAAGCCCACCGGCACCGCGGCTTTCACATCCTCCACCGCCGGCTTGACGAGCGTCTTAATGAAGACACACCGGCAGCCTGtttcatttttctctctctctctctctcttcgagaatgtttttctttttctttcttcacttTCATTAGACCCAGCCGGGGTCTTGGAGCGGGTCAAATCAGGACATCCcacgaagaagaggaaaaaaaaccagCCCGGACTGAGAGCCCGCAAAGCACCATGTGGCCCGGCTCCAAATAAGCCACTATTAAAACCCCGGCCACTGGAGAGGcattgagaacacacacacacacacacacacacacacacacacacacaaatacacgtacacacacacacacacatgcctgtcATCTTGTCTTTGCGATGCATTCCCTTGCCGTTAACCGTCACAACTAAAAggcctgacccctgacctctaaCCTCTAACCCTGACATGATTTTAACCCAAAGCCTAAAACACAGTCGACATCCTCAAAAATACTTTTTGAACAAGCGAGGCCCCAAAAAAATAATGACACTTTTACAAAAACAGAGGCGCTATCAACCAATCAAGTTGTGGCAAGCGGACATAGTCAGAATGTACACGGTAtactgtgtatattatatatatatatatatatgtatatgaatataaatataaatataaatatatatataaatatatatatagtatatatttaaaaaaaatatatatacatatatattagtgctgtgaaaaataacgcgttaactcagttaatccatttacaggtttaactagttttttttttttaacgcatttaacgcatgtgcagaatgagcttccaatccgtctgttgttggtcgtcgggacgaaaaaaaagtcacttgcaaaatgagcttccaatacaccacttcaatctgaactctgtccgctctcatgcagacggtctgttcatcggtaatgatccttccgcaggttcacctccggaaaccttgttacgacttttacttcctgtagatcagggtctcaacacgtcgatcgcgacctgccagtcgatcgcggcgtagtgtcggtagatcgcatgacattaaagagattggcccgccccctgacatgttctctagagcacgtctttgttcttttattaaactaaacgtctgttgttgatcgtatctccacagcagcatgtcatttctgtctcttcgcgttgcgttaacacttatcgatctccgtctggcgcgccacagagctccgtgcgcgcgcatcgggaccgagcaaaaaaaagtcacttgtcaatctgtccacctttagattgtatcatggtggagttaatggttgacaaacaagagaaaaatgctctgtttaaccctcgtgttacctttacatttactaacatattttaccctcggggtcaatttgaccccagcaattaaaacctccagaaaattattagaattaatattgcttcccaagtttaagtgtgaggtactttatgtttgtttgttgactacctaaatagccctttaaataaataaaaaagttgatatttctgatatgtttgacacagtgaaaaacagcctggggtcaaattgacccgaaaggtaacaggagggttaaacattctgtttaggatgatgtattaatgttccatatggaagaaaactgctaaataactgctgagttgcagcaccattgtatagaagaatgtataaatgtatatatccgtcttttgtcataaatctctatgttctcacaaaatataccgagaatatcggtaatatgtgattaatcatgattaatccacaaaaacctgtgattaatccgattaaaattttaatcatttcacagccctaatatatatatacatatatatataatatatatatataaatatatatataatatattatatatatatataatatacacagtaTACAGTGTACATTCTGACTATGTCCGCTTGCCACAACTTGATTGGTTGattgtagtatatatatatatactacatggAGCTCCGTATTCCGAACCAAGATCGCATTGGACCCTTCctttcaacaacaacactcCTTccgttcttacctttcacaaaaAAAGCCCCGGTAGTTATTCCTCTGCCCGCCCAAATACactcaaatcttttattggaaAAGTTTTGCAACTGTCCGAAATGTGAATATACTCGCCGGTATAAATGTTTGGCAGGTGAGTATTTcgcattttttgtatttgattgattAGTCTCAAAATATTGGTCATCACATATATACAAAGTACAAgtaaacacacatagacacatggttACATAAGCCACTTTTggggacatcacacacacgcacacacacacgcacacacacacttttagagCTGTTTGCATTGACATCATGGCGTCTCAAGGTGAGGTGAGGTTGCAATAAAAAGCACTTTTGACTATTCATGGTCGAAGTACAGCACCCGTCCCCTCGTGCTCGTCAGGCGCGTGAGCAGCTTTTTTTTTGTCGTTACTAAGCAACCGTCGAGCGGCCTCTCTCGGTCTAATCCATCCAGGCCGCCGTGGCTGCGTGGAGCCTCCGCTGAACACTGACACATCACCACGGCTCACCGGCGTCCTTTTGTCCACAAGGGCAGCGACCGGCACACCGAACCCGGACAGGGTTcatttctctatcgcgccacaCATCATTCAGACTAATCTGTCATGTTGATAAAGGTACACATacggttttatttttatttttccggGCTAGAAACACCATCGAAAGTTTGGGGACAGAGCGTGTGAGCCGAGGTCTGATGTGAGAGACTATTCTCAAAAAATGTCCCGTCAGGGATCACTGACGTGATTGTGATGAGGAATTCCCCGAGACGGTCTCAAGTGCGTTATGAAAACATTGCTTCTCAGCAGAGCCTCTCTAGATGGGTTAATACGACGTTTACATTCATACGTGCGGCGAACGTAAAGTCACGATCTCAGCTGTGCGATGTATCGAGATGTAtaaatgtgatgtgtgtgtcacgtctctattagagtggacccaatagcacgactcagacaggagtaacaaagatgactgtctttggtcaaaaccgggagatcagtccaagaagcaaacaagtccaaaaaggggcggagcagaga is part of the Pseudoliparis swirei isolate HS2019 ecotype Mariana Trench chromosome 12, NWPU_hadal_v1, whole genome shotgun sequence genome and harbors:
- the LOC130202697 gene encoding thyroxine 5-deiodinase-like — protein: MPDSARALKHAALCLMLLPRFLLAAVMLWFLDFLCIRKKVLLKMRERQDDPDDPPMCVSDSNRMFTLESLRAVWYGQKLDFLKSAHLGRAAPNTEVMLLQERRRVQILDCVRGKRPLILNFGSCSUPPFMTRLTAFQRVVSRYADIADSVVVYIEEAHPSDGWVSSDAPYQIPKHRCLEDRLSAARLMLAEVPGSNVVVDNMDNSSNAAYGAYFERIYVVRDERVVYQGGRGPEGYRISELTDWLEQYRDEMAHSQTAVLHV